The following DNA comes from Rhizobium sp. BT04.
TGATTTCCACGATCCGAAGCGTCGGATATAGCCTGAGCAGCGAAGCATGACCTCAGGTGCAAGCCGACCGTCGTCCCTGATGTTGCGAATGACGGTATCCTACGTCGCAGTCTTGTGCATTCTCAGCGTGACCCTCGGCACCTATTTCTATCATTCCGTTCGCCAGTCTCAGGAGCAGCGTATCGAGTCCCTTACTTCCGGGCGCGCCTCCTACTACGCCCGGCTCGTCCATGAAATGTATTCGGTGGCTGAACTGCATGACCGTCCCCTGCTGATTGCGAGCATGCTCGGTGCAGAACGCGACGTTCTCGTCTTTCGGCGTCCCTCCGGAGAAGTTGTCATCGAGGTCAATCAGGACGAGATCCCGCTACCGCAGCTTCTTCCAGACACGAAAGGCCACGGCTTTGCGGCGGTCGCCTTCAAAACGACGACTGCCGCTGGTACCGAGGTTTATTGGGCATCTGCACGAACAACCGCCCTGCAGAGCAATTCGCCACTCGAAGTGATCGCCGGATATCAGATGACAAACGAGCGCGCGATGCTGGCTGCTTATCGGGAACGAATCATACTGTCCACGGTTGCTGGTGTGGCCGCCGCGACATTAGTTGCTTATGGATTGCTACGGCGGGGACTGCGACCGGTCCATGACATGGCGGCCAAAGCTGCCGAAATCCATCCGGGGCGCCTCGATTTGCGCCTCGATCCCATGGCCGCCCCGGCCGAGCTGCGCGCGCTCGCCAGGGCATTCAACGCCACGCTCGATCGGCTGGCGGATGGCTACCAGCGCCTATCGCAATTCTCCGCCGACCTCGCGCACGAGATCCGAACGCCGCTTGGCGTATTGATCGGACAGACCCAGGTGACGTTGGCTAAGCCCAGGACGTCCGATGAGTATCAACTCGTCCTCGAATCCAACTTAGAGGAGTTTGAACGGCTGAGCCGGCTGGCCGAAAATATGCTTTTCCTCGCTCGGGCTGACCATGGCAGTCAGCAAATTGAGCGGACGCGGATCGATATGGGCGGGGAACTGCAGAAGATCGCTGACTATTTCGAAGGTCCGGCCTTCGAACGCAACGTGAGCTTCAGCATCGAAGCCGACGGCATAGCATGTGCCAATCTGGATCTCTTTCGGCGCGCGGTCAGCAATCTGGTCTTCAATGCTATCCGTCACGGCAGGGAAGGATCGATCGTTCGGCTGTGCGCCACAAGCGCCGGGGACCAAGCGATCGTGGAAGTCGAAAACCGCGGGTCGTCACCTTCGCCGGAACAACTCAGTCGGCTATTTGACCGCTTCTACAGGGCCGACCCGTCGCGCAGTGCTGCGACAGAATCCCATGGGCTCGGTCTGGCGATCGTCGATGCTATTATGCGGCTGCACCGGGGCGAAGCGGAAGTATCCTGTCCCGAACATGACCTCATTCGTTTTCGTCTTTCATTTCCGAATTGAGATGGCGAGTTCACCTTCACCGCGGAAGTTCGCCATGGCGTACCCTGGCACGACTGCGAGCTGGGCAAGCGTCAACAACTAAAATCTTCGGTTGCCGGGATGCCGACATTCCGGCCGCTTCGGTTAAACGCGCAGTATGACTCAAGCTGCAGGCCGATCATGCGGCCTGCCGTGCGCGTATCGTCCTTTGATTCCCGCCTAACATGCGCCTCCTGGAAATTGTATTAGACCTGTGCGCGGATAGGCCTTCCAATTATTTTTTGCCAACCGCGACGAATCCACGTCCATCTGCGCCACAGCAGATTGCGGCGAGATGGATGAAGCGAGGTAATACTCTGCGCGTCGACGCAACGGATTGCGAAGCAAGGGAAATGCTTGAGCTTGTTAAGCAGCGTTCGATGGAGTTGCGCAACTGGTAGACAACTTCACGTGCATCACGCGCCACGAAAGTGCGATGTCGAACCGCCACAGCCAGTCGCCGTTTGATGACGAGCGACGGAGTGGAACGACTAAAGGCGATGCCGGACAGATCAATGATGTCGAGCTGTGCTCGTCAGCGACCATCGGCTTTCGTATCAGCGTGAAACTTGAGGCTGAAACCTGTGGCGGAGGACAAGCCTGCGTCTAACTGCAACTTGACATAGTATGTTTGAAAGAAGACTGTTTGAAATCAGACAATTTGAGATTGGTAGCTCCGACAATGACAGTAGAGGCCTGCCCGCCCGACCTTCTTGATCACAGCATCGGTGCGTTCATGCGCTATTTCCAGGTTCACATAAACCCCATCCTGCACCGCGTCGAATTTGAAGGGCGCACCTATTCCGATTACGAAATCGTCGTCTGTATGGCGCTGAACCTCGAGGGGACGATGCGGCCGATGGACCTAAGCCGTGATCTCAGTCTCATCAAAGGCAGCCTGACATCGGTACTTCGGCGCCTGAGGGACCTGGACTTGATCAGGAGGCTCGACATTCCCGGTAACGAGCGCAGCTATCGGGTGGCGCTGACCAACAGGGGGGAGCGCTTCGTTCGCCATCTCATGGAATATCGGCTCAGAATGTTCCGGCAGCTGTTCGCCGACATGACGCCGGAAGACATCGCGGCGACGGCGCGGGGGTTCGACTTGATTTCCGCGTATCTAAAGCGGGTGGAGGAAAAGCATGCTGGGCCTATTTCGCAAATCTGAGCCTGAAACAAAGGCCCATGACTGGTATCACGCCGCTACGCCTGAGGACCGACAGGAATATGACGCCTTCGGCCCTTGGGTCTACCAGATCACCAAGGAAAGCGAAATGCCGTCGCGTTTTCGCTTTGCCTATGCGCGGCACCACGATGCCCGCTTTATCCTAAAGATACCCGTCCATGCTGACCGCCGCGTAATGCGCCCAGGGATGGATCTCTATCTCGCCGTCCTGGCCATCGACGAAAACGGCGTGAGCATCTACCGCCTCGTCGAAAACCGTATCGTCTTCGATGAATGTTCCTGGGACGGCGTCGCGGCCGTCCGCAACGGTTCCGACCTGCTGCAAGGAACCTTTTCGCTCCTGCTGACGAGCGGGAGCGAGATCAAGCTGGCCTTCAACAACGTGTCGAAGCGGTTGATGGAGGATGCGTCCGATTTCGTCAGGAGCCGTTGCGCAAGTCCGGTACAGACGCCGCGCCTGCCGGCGACCGTGCCCAGCATCGCCATCACCGACAACTTCTTCCGCTCAATGTTTTTGATAGCGCAAGGGCGATGCCCTACGCCGATCGCCGCCGCTCATTTCGAGCCGCCCGGTAGTAGGTGCCTCGACCGCGACGGCCGACGCCGAATGACAACCGGCCTCCTACTCCTGTTAGCCCCAGATGAACTGATCATCATCAGTCGCGACCAACCGACGCGCCGGTACTTACAGGACAGTTATTCAGCGCTCACCACCTGCGTTCCGCTGGCCCGCATCGCAGGCTACGACTTCCGCGAAGCCACCACCGGCGGGACGCGGCCGCGCTTCCATGAATTGCTGCTGCGTCTCGGCGCGCAGGACCTGCTTCTTTTCTGCCTCGCGGTTCCCGAGACGGTACTTGCCCGGCTCGACGACCTCGCCATCCCGCGCATCGGATCGAAGACGCTCTAGGCGAGTTTCTCAATCTGGGCGTTCTGCCGTCGACGAACTGACGATCGTCCGGGATGCTGTGTCACTCAGGCCACATTACAAAACTGCATCTCAGAAAGCGGCCGAGGTCAGGCGAAGTCGGCTCTGTGAACCCACTTTGTCAGCACCCTCAGCCCAACCAATCCAAAGACGCTATCCCTGACTTGCGCATCGTCTCCGATGGAAATTCACCAAAGCGATTTCGATACTCTGCGGCGAACCTGCTCGCGTGCACAAATCCCCATTTCTGCGCAACCTTTTTGACTGTTTGTCCCGGCACGCCTTGTGATAATTCCTGGTGAACAGCGTCAAGCCTTAAATGCTGCAGGAATGCCATAGGTGTCGTGTGGCGAAAGTCTCGAAAGCCCTGCTGCAAAGTGCGCGGGCTTACCCCCGCCGCTTGTGCTACATCGCTGATCATTATCGGTTGATCGATGTGTGCACGCATATAGTCGATGGCGCGCTTGACGGTTCGCGGCATTGGCGATTGGACGGTACGCAGGAGTTCACTCGAATAACGGTGCTGGGTTGCATCCAGCAAGAGTTCTAAAATCGTATTTGTTAGATTAACTAACGCAAGCGGCGCCTGAACCAAAGTTCGATCTGCCAAGCCCGAATACATCAACTCTGCTAACCGTACTAGAAAAGATCCCGGTCCTGTTGCCAAATCTATTTCTGGCGAAAAATCGATCCTGCCGCGAACTGACGTATCGAGACGAAGACCTAGACGCTGAGACAATACCTGCTCGCTAATCTTCAGGCCGAGATGTTTTCGTGTGCCGACAAAATGCAAGGCATTATCTGACATGCTACTCACAAAAGCCCCACGCGTCCCCTCCGAAAGTACCCGTTGGCCGTTTACAGTGACTATCGACCGCCCGCACAACGGCAGGAGGACAATGTTTGATTCGCTCGGGTTGCGATGCCGCATCTTGAGGTTGCCCCAATACGTTCCGGCAATAATAGAGATTTGGTTCGAATTAATGCCATGGACATTGAAAGCAACTTGTTCGCTGCCCTCTAGGTCCACCTCACTTCGCATGCAGAGGGTGGAAAGGCGGTTCTCAAGATCGCCCATGCTCGATCCCGCGATTGAGAATTCACTGATCTCAGTGAGGGGGTGTCGGCACACCTAAAGACTCCATAAATCTAGCCACATAGGCTGCTTCAAATCGATGTAATACAACCACCGCGATTTAATCCCGATAGAGTAGTGACTATTTTCGTATCCTTAAGACACAGTTCGCGACATAAATATCTCGAACAGCAGTATAATAAGACAGATGCATCTACTGCTAGTATCCCAATTTCTTGTCATTTATTTATTTAGTGTCAACTTTTGGAAAGTCTCTACCGATCGCGTGAAGCTGCGCTTGACAGCACACCTGCGACTCCGACTACCAAGGTCAATATCGATGAGATGGTGCGTATAACGCAACAGCGATTCAAAAAAGGAGGACTAATTTCATCGTCAAATAGGTTTGTTAAGGAGTTTTACGATGAATGCGGGTGTTACCAGTCTGCCGGTTAGGAATGGACACGGCGAAAGGCGGCAGGAACGTCGGTTCCAGCCCGACATGTGGCCATTCTCGATTTACTAGGCTTTGACCTGTACCCGCGCTCGACATGGTCTCGTTCACAGGCGAGTTCGGTCACAAAGGCGCCGTAGTAGCGCCGACATCCACTCAACTCGATCGCACGTAGACGTTGCAGTCATAAATGCGCCCATGCTGGGCGCGCACGAAAAAGAATCGCCGGACCCAGCCGGCGATCCTCTATCCTTTAAACGTCAGACCGTTCAGAATTCTTCCCAACTGTTGGCGACGGCAAGATTACCGTTTGTCGAGGGCTTGCGTGCCGGCGCAGCACGCAATGCATTGCGCGATGAGGTCGCGTCCATCGCCCGCGCGGTCTGCTGCAGGGCATGCACCTGGAGCACGCTTTGTTCGAAAGAGAACTGCGCTACGAGCGCGCGCAGTTTCGCCGCTTCCTCAGCGAGCGAAGCCGAAGCCGCAGTCGATTGTTCGACCATGGCGGTGTTCTGCTGGGTTGTTTGATCCATTGAATTGACCGCTGCGTTGACCTCGGCGAGTCCGATGGACTGTTCCTTTGCGGAGGTTGCAATCCCCTCCATATGGCGATTGATGTCTGAAATCTGCTCGCCGATAGTTTTCAGCGCGATGCCGGTCTCGCGGACCAGCCTGACGCCGCCTTCAACTTCGGAAGACGAAGTGTGGATCAGACTCTTGATTTCCTTCGCAGCCTGCGCCGACCGCTGGGCAAGTTCGCGTACCTCTTGCGCGACCACCGCAAAACCCTTGCCGGCATCACCTGCGCGCGCTGCCTCCACACCCGCATTGAGCGCCAGGAGGTTGGTTTGGAAAGCAATCTCGTCGATCACGCCGATGATGTTGGAAATCTGCTGCGACGAAGCCTCGATCTTCTGCATCGCGTCTTCCGCGTGGCTCACGACCTGGACCGACTGCGCAGCGCTGTGGTTCGCTAGGGTCGCAGCTTGGCGGGCTTCCTCCGTGCGCTTGCTTGAATTGGAGACATTCGCGGTAATCTCGTCGAGTGCGGCAGCTGTCTGTTCGAGCGAGGCTGCCTGCTGTTCGGTGCGCTTGGAAAGGTCGCTGGCACCCGATGAAATCTCACGTGTGCCACTGTCCAGTGCCGAAATGCTGCCCGCCATCGCCGACAAAGTTTTGCCGAGCTGACTGACCGAAGCATTGAAATCGTGCCGCAGCGCTTCAAAATCTGCGGCGAAGGGCTCATTTAGCTGGAAAGTAAGATCGCCGGAGGCCAGTCTCCGAAGCCCCTGCGCCAGACCCGATGTGGCGATTCTCAGCCGTTCTGCGGCGTCCTGCTCAGCTTTTTCCTGCGCGGCGACGCGCTCGCGTTCAGAACGCTTGCGATTTTCCTCAAGTTCCCCCGAGACCTGCGCCGCCCCCACGGCAGCGATCCTGAACTGTTCCACCGCTCTTGCTATATCCCCCATTTCATCGCTTCTATCCTTGAACGGAATCTCAGCAATGCGATCCCCCGTGGCAAGCTTCTTCATCGAGGCGATAATTCCGTGGACCGGCCTGGTCAGGCTGCGTGTTGCGAAAGCCGCAGCTAGGAGCGTTATCGTTAGGAGCACGCCGGTACTGGCAAGCGCCAGCCAGTAATTGCTGTCTGCATCTTTCAACACCTTTGCCGCGGCATCGATCATATCCTGCTCAAAGCGTTTTTCGACGGCAGCATAAAGATCCATTCGCGCGGCATTGGCGGAGAGCCAGGCCTCCGGCGATACATCGCTTATCGGCGCGTTCGGCCCGGCGTCCGCTACCAGCTTCAGCATCCGGTTTGTCTCGTCCACCGGCTGGCCGGCATAGGTGGAATGGAAGAAGGCCCGCTGCTCGGCATTCGCATAGAAATCGATCATGCCTTGATATTGCTTCTGCCGATCGACGAAGCGGACAACCGCAGCAAAAAGATCGTTGCTGAATTTGCCGGCTGAGAAGCCTCCCGCGGCGTTGGCTCGTGCGGCACTCGATGCTTCGGCCGCCTGTAGTAGATAGGCGTAGACCAGCATGTTGCGTGTCACTTCCGAGTCTTTGGAAGCGGCGGTCGCATGCAAGCTGAAATCCAGCAGGCGAACGATGGCGCCGGTATAAGCCGGGTTCGTGTTGTCCACGGATATGGATTTCGTCGATACTTTCGGGCGGATATCCTGGAGTTGGTCGGCCTTGTCCATACCGTCTTTCAAAACAGCGCCGACCTCAGTGTCGATGCTACTAACGGGAATATCGAGCAGGGCCTTGGCGACGGCGGCACGCGTCTCATCGGAGGCTCCTCGCGCTTGTTTCAGCTCTGCTTCCGACGCCTTGCCCGTCAAGAAGGCTACGGATTTTCCTGCTTCTTTCTGCAAGCTGTGGACATATGCGCTCACCCTCGCATTGAAATTTACGAGCTTGTCGGTTTGCTCCATATTTGTCGCCACCTCTGAATACTGGTTCAGCATGATGGCGGATGGTATGAGCATACCGGCAACAGGTATCAAAAGCAGAAGCAGAAGCTTTGTGGCGATACGGAATTGGAATTCGCGCTTTTCGTGGGCGACAGGCATGCGTTCCTCCAGGAAGATATGACCAACATGTCTTCGCTTCGGGATGTCCTTCAGCGATTTCAACGTTGCTGTCACATGCAGCGTCCACGTGGTTGATTTTCGGTAAAGCCTGATGCAGCAACGATATGCCACGGGATTTAAGATGCGGCAATTGGCTATACCCGCGCAGAACGTATAGCTGAGAACCTTCTGCTAGATCAGAAAGATGAAACGCTACAGATGCTTTCTGAACCTCGAAGCATGGGATCTTTCGATCGCCATCGATGATTTCGGCACCGGCTATTCGGCGCTGAACTAAATTGAACGCGATAGAGAACCCGTAGGGCGTCGGCGCAGAGAAGCCTACGCGGTATGGGATTCCGGCAGCATGATTTACGATCGAAGTCCGGCAAATTCCGGCTTAGACCAATGAGCCTAAGCCTAAGGCCAATCCGCATAGCCCGAGGACAACATGCTGTTTTCCGAGCCGGCCGAGGCGCGGGCGATCTCGCGGTAGCCGGCGGGGGAAAGGCCGGTCTTGCGTTTGAAGAAATGGCTGAAATAGGTCGGGTCGCGAAAGCCGAGGCTGTCGGAGATTTCCTGGATATTGCGGGCCGAGCGCTCCAATCTCAGCTTTGCCTCCTGCACCACCCGCTCGTGCAGAAGCTGGATCGGCGAGCGGCCGAGCGCCCTTTGGCAGATCGAATGCAGCCGGTCGGCGGTAACGCCCAGTTCCGCGGCATAATCGCTGATCGGCCGGTGCCGGCGGAAACCGGCCTCCACCAGTTGCCGGTATCGCTGCAGGATCGATCCGGTTTCGCCCTGCCCGCGCTGTTCGCTTCGCTCGCCGTCGGAGCCGCGCCACAGCGCCATCAGCATCAGCCTGATATAGGCGGATGCGACCATCCAGGAGGAGCGGGCGGGATCGGCGAGTTCCCGCACGAAGCCTGAAATCAGCGGGCTGATTTCGGCCACCGCTGCGGGATCCAAGGCTTCGACCAGCTTGCGCTGCTCGGTGAAGAGGCGCAGCGAATAGGATTCCACCTTGTCGCCGATCGCATCGACCATGATCTGCGGCGAGGCGCCGACCAGATGAGCCGCGCTTCCGGCTGATATCGATAGCTCGCAGCGCGCCTGTGGCGGCAGGAAGGCGAGCAGCGGTCCCTGCAAAGGCCGATCGTCGCCATTGTCGAAGTGAAGCTCGGCCGCCCCCTCGCCGAGCAGCAGGAAATGGTGGAAATCGGCATAGAGGCCTTTTTGAAAACGGATGCGCCGGTGCGACAGCGACGGCGCATGCCACTCGCCCCTGGCATAGTGATGAATCCCCCCGTTCGTTGCCAAAGGCCTCTCCTCCATTCCCGCGAAAGCATGCGACAGTCACCGGATAATTACAATATTAACCCAATAAATCGCATTCCATCCGCAGCCGATCGGCGTACCTTGTCTCCATCAGCCTTTGGGAGGAGGCTCTTCAACAGATGCAGGAACCGTCAGGCCGCCCTCGTGGCGCCGCGTCCGCTCGTTTTCTCCCATGGCAACAACGCAAGTGCCAGCATGTGGCGCCAACGCGTAGGGAATGGGTGGAACAGTGTTCGCGGCAAAGCTGATGATCAACAACGAGGCGATGGATGCTTCCGAAGGGGCCACCTTCGAACGCATTGATCCGCTGACCGGCGATGTCGCAACGATCGCTTCGGCAGGATCCGTTGCCGACATGATAAGGGCAGCCAATGCGGCCGCGGCCGCTTTTCCGAACTGGTCGCAGACCGGCCCGGGCGAACGGCGCAGGCTCCTGAATGCCGCAGCCGATATCCTGGAAGCGCGCACTCCCGAACTCATCGCCGCCATGACCGGTGAAACCGGCGCCACCGCGCAATGGGCGGCGATCAATTGCGGGCTCGGCGCCGATATTCTTCGCGAGGCGGCGGCGATGACCACGCAAATATCAGGCGAGATCATTCCATCAGGCATTCCGGGAAGCCTCGCCATGGCGGTGCGCCAGCCGGCCGGCGTCTGTGTCGGCATTGCCCCGTGGAATGCGCCCATTATTCTCGGCACCCGCGCCGTCGCCATGCCGCTTGCCTGCGGTAACACCGTCGTCCTGAAAGCCTCGGAACTTTGCCCGAAAACCCATGGCCTGATCGGCGACGTCCTGCGGGATGCCGGTTTCCCCCGCGGTGTCGTCAATGTCGTCTCCAATGCGCCGAACGATGCCGCCGCCATCGTCGACGCGCTGATCGCCCATCCTGCCGTGCGCCGCATCAACTTCACCGGCTCCACCCGTGTCGGCAGGATCATCGCCGAATCCGCGGCAAGGCATCTGAAGCGCTGCCTGCTCGAACTCGGCGGCAAGGCGCCGTTCATCGTCCTGGCCGACGCCGATATCGATGAGGCGGTCGGTGCGGCCGCCTTCGGCGCCTTCATGAACCAGGGCCAGATCTGCATGTCGACCGAGCGGATCATCCTCATGGACGAGATCGCCGACGGCTTCGTCGGCAAGTTCCGGACGAAGGCCGCGACCCTCGTCGCCGGCAACCCTAACGACGGCAACACGCCGCTCGGCACGCTGATCAATGCCGAAGCCATCAGGCGCGTCCGGTCGCTCATCGACGATGCCCTGCAAAAGGGCGCGGTGCTCGTCTGCGGCGGCGAGGCCCACGGCACGCTGATGGATGCGACCGTCATCGATCACGTGACGCCGGCCATGCGCATCTACCGCGAGGAGAGCTTCGGGCCGGTTGCGGCGATCATCCGGGTCGGCAGCGTCGACGAAGCCGTGACGGTTGCCAACGACAATGAATACGGGCTCTCGGCCGCGGTTTTCAGCGCCGACGTCAATGCGGCGCTATCAGTCGCCATGCGGCTCGAATCCGGCATCTGCCACATCAACGAAGCCACAGTTTCCGACGAGCCGCAAATGCCGTTCGGCGGCGTCAAATCAAGCGGCTACGGCCGCTTCGGCGGCAGGGCTGCGATCGATGAATTCACTGAGCTCAGATGGATCACCATGGCCTCGGGAAAACGGCACTACCCGATCTGAATTGAGATCGGCCGAAATGAACACTGTGCACGGGCTGGGAGGCCCGCATCAAGAGGGAGGAATGAATTCATGAACGGCATCTTCCGCAACGGAAAATTCAACGCGGCGTCTCTCACCCGCCGCTCTTTCATCGCATCAGCTGCCGCAGGCAGTGCGGCGCTGGCGCTTTCCGGCCGCACGGCCTGGGCTGCAAGCGGCGATACGCTGAAGGTCGGCTTCATCAGCCCGCGCACCGGCCCTCTCGGCGGCTTCGGCGAGACGGACGGCTATGTGCTCGACCTGGCGCGCAAGGCGCTGGCGAACGGTCTGCAGGCGGGCGGCAAGACCTGGAAGGTTGAGATTCTCGACCAGGACACCCAGTCCGATCCCTCGCGTGCCGGCCAGTTGGCGAAGGAGCTGATCAACAACCAGGCGATCGACCTGATGCTCGCCGTCTCGACGCCCGAAACCATCAACCCGGTGGCTGATGCCTGCGAAGCATCAGGCATTCCCTGCCTCTCGACGGTCATGCCCTGGGAGGCCTGGTATTTCGGCCGCGGCGCCAAGCCAGGCGCGCCCTCGCCGTTCAAGTGGACCTATCATTTCGGCTTCGGCGTCGAAGAGTTCCACAAGGCCTATGTCTCGCAGTGGAACCTGATCGAGACCAACAAGAAGGTCGGCGTCATGTATCCCAACGACGCAGACGGCAATGCGATCCGCGCCCATCTGGCGCCGGCACTTGCCAAAGAGGGCTTCACCATCGTCGATCCCGGCGCCTATGAAACCGGAACCACCGACTTTAGCGCGCAGATCGCCCTCTTCCGGCAGGAGGGCGTGGAGATCTTCAACTCGTTCCCGATCCCGCCCGATTTCGCCGCCTTCTGGCGTCAGGCGGCACAGCAGGGCCTCACCCAGCAGATCAAGATCTGCCAGGTCGCCAAAACAGGCCTCTTTCCCTCCGACATCGAGGCGCTCGGCGATCTCGGCCTGAACATCGGCAGCGCCGCCTACTGGCACAAGGCCTTCCCTTACAAATCGACGCTGACCGGCGTCTCCGGAACCGAACTCGCCGACGGCTATGAAACGGCAAGCGGCAAGCAATGGACGCAGCAGCTCGGCGCCAGCCTGGCACTTCTCGACGCCGGCTTCGATGCGCTGAAAGCTAGCGCCGACGTCAAGAGCAAGGAGGCGGTCGCCAAGGCGCTCAGCACGCTGAAGACCACGACGATCGCCGGCAAGGTCGACTTCACCAGCGGTCCCGTCGCCAACGTTTCTCCCGGGCCGATCATCGGCACGCAATGGGTGAAAGCGCCGGAGGGCTCGAAATTCGCGCTCGACTATGTCGTCACCGAAAACGCCACCGACCCGAATGTCCCGGTCGGCGCCAAGCTCACCGCTTACAACGGATAACCAAAGTGCAGCAGCAAGCGCAAAGACGGCCGGGAGGAGCCTTTCTCTCGGCCCAGGGGATCCACAAGCGGTTCGGCGCGCTCGTGGTCTTGGAGAATCTGGATTTCTCCATGGGCGATGGCGAGGCGGTCGGCATTGTCGGGCCGAACGGCGCGGGCAAGACGACCCTGCTCAGCGTGCTCGCCGGCGCCTTCCCGCCGAGTGCGGGAAGCATCACCTTCGATGGCGCCGACGTCACCAACCGGACGGCGGCGGAGCGCTGCCGGTCGGGTCTCGTCCGGACCCATCAGATTCCGAAACCCTTCAGCGGCATGACGACCTTCGAAAATGTCTTTGTCGCCGCATCGCACGGCCATGCAGCAAGCCGCGACGAGGCCTATGAGCGTGTGGTGGATTCGCTGTCGCTCTGCGGCATGCTCGGGGTCGCCAACCGCCAGGCCGACACGCTCGGCCTCTTGGATCGCAAACGGCTTGAGCTTGCCCGTGCGCTCGCCACACAGCCGAGGCTGCTGCTGCTCGACGAGATCGGCGGCGGCCTGACCGATGGCGAAGCGAGCGAACTTGTCGAAACCATCCTCGAATTGCGCCGCCGCGGCATCGGCATCGTCTGGATCGAGCATATCGTTCATATCCTCCTGCAGGTGGCGGAACGGCTGATC
Coding sequences within:
- a CDS encoding ABC transporter ATP-binding protein, which translates into the protein MQQQAQRRPGGAFLSAQGIHKRFGALVVLENLDFSMGDGEAVGIVGPNGAGKTTLLSVLAGAFPPSAGSITFDGADVTNRTAAERCRSGLVRTHQIPKPFSGMTTFENVFVAASHGHAASRDEAYERVVDSLSLCGMLGVANRQADTLGLLDRKRLELARALATQPRLLLLDEIGGGLTDGEASELVETILELRRRGIGIVWIEHIVHILLQVAERLICMDAGRIIADGEPKTVMSDAEVVKAYLGGTPA